One window of the Ureibacillus sp. FSL W7-1570 genome contains the following:
- a CDS encoding PadR family transcriptional regulator, translating into MSIRTQLLKGVLDGCILAIIDQEEVYGYELSKKLEQVGLDISEGTIYPVLLRLQKNGYVIGEMRASDSGPNRKYYSITQKGKEVLGQIREEWKILSGSIEKLLGE; encoded by the coding sequence TGAGCATTCGCACTCAATTGTTAAAAGGCGTTCTCGATGGCTGTATTCTGGCCATCATTGATCAGGAGGAAGTATACGGTTATGAACTATCAAAAAAGCTGGAGCAAGTTGGATTGGATATCAGTGAAGGAACGATATATCCGGTACTGTTGCGACTTCAAAAAAATGGATACGTCATAGGGGAAATGAGGGCATCCGATTCAGGTCCGAACCGAAAATATTATTCCATTACACAGAAAGGAAAAGAGGTTCTTGGACAGATACGGGAAGAGTGGAAAATCCTTTCGGGTTCCATCGAAAAATTGTTGGGGGAGTGA
- a CDS encoding DUF1129 family protein codes for MKVTVKELIRQNNEKRKLLTKENQKYYEDLLVYIRANLSRDERATEEVLLEMLDHLLEAQKEGKTAKEVFGKNPKELAEEIIASLPKESWKRQSEFILEIVMTLFGWYMIVSGIGPLIKKEDQTIYSGTLIVSGLLLIASLAMFIYFVVVLLKKEAFQEQKKKRTISILFGFLIAGLFALSLIVKFAIQPFGASFEVSYYTIFGLGCFLLLAAYILKKMREQNT; via the coding sequence ATGAAAGTTACGGTAAAAGAACTTATACGTCAAAATAATGAGAAGAGAAAGCTTTTGACAAAGGAAAATCAAAAGTATTACGAAGATTTGCTTGTTTACATCCGGGCAAATCTCTCCCGTGATGAAAGGGCAACGGAAGAAGTGCTGCTCGAAATGCTGGATCATTTGTTGGAGGCGCAAAAGGAGGGGAAAACGGCAAAGGAAGTGTTTGGGAAAAATCCAAAAGAGCTGGCCGAAGAAATCATCGCCTCTTTGCCAAAGGAATCATGGAAGCGTCAATCGGAATTCATTCTCGAAATAGTAATGACGCTATTCGGTTGGTATATGATCGTAAGTGGGATTGGGCCACTGATAAAAAAAGAGGATCAAACGATTTATTCGGGAACGCTGATCGTGTCCGGCCTGCTTCTAATAGCCAGCTTGGCGATGTTCATTTACTTCGTAGTCGTTTTATTGAAAAAAGAAGCATTCCAAGAACAGAAAAAGAAAAGGACGATCTCCATTCTGTTCGGATTTTTGATCGCGGGCTTATTTGCCCTCAGCTTAATTGTGAAATTTGCCATTCAGCCTTTTGGCGCATCTTTTGAAGTATCTTATTATACCATTTTTGGGCTTGGCTGCTTCCTGCTCCTTGCGGCGTATATATTGAAGAAAATGCGGGAGCAAAATACGTAA